GAGGTTTAGGAAACTGGCATTTCCGTTCTGCAACACGTCAAACACCTCGTTATGCACAACCAGGTATAGAAGGAGATGAACTTTATGTTACATTGGAGTTGAAAATTTTAGCTGATATTGGATTAGTAGGTTTTCCAAATGCTGGTAAATCGACTTTGTTATCGGCTGTCTCGGCTGCAAAACCTAAAATTGCAGATTACGCATTTACAACTTTAACACCTAACTTAGGGATTGTTGATTATCGTAATCACCAGTCATTTATTATGGCAGATATTCCTGGGATTATCGAAGGAGCAGCAGAAGGAAAGGGACTTGGACATCGCTTCTTACGTCATATCGAGCGTAATTCGAATCTCTTGTTTTTGATTCCTGCGGATGCAGAAGATTATAAAAAAGAATATGAAATTCTGTTGAATGAATTGAAAAAATTTAATCCAGAATTATTAGATAAAGGACGTGTTTTAGCTATCTCTAAATCAGATATGTTAGATGATGAATTGGAAGCTGAAATTAGAGCACAATTACCAACTGATATCGAAACAATATTTATTTCGTCAGTTTCTGGAAAAGGAATTACAGAATTGAAAGATTTATTGTGGAAAAAATTACATGAATAATTAATTATTAAAGATAAAAAAAATGTTTGGAAATTTTGGAGACATCATGGGAATGATGGGAAAAATCAATTCATTTAAAGATAAATTTTCTGATTTAAAGAATGAATTAGACGGAGAAATTTTTACAACTACTTCTAACGACGGAAAAGTAAAAATTACCATGTCTAAATTGGCAACAGTAAAAGATATTGAACTTGCTGAAGGAATGGAGAAAGAAGAGATTGAGGATTTATTAGTAATGACGTTAAACAAAGCGTTAGAGCAAGTAAAAACAGAAGCAATCGATAGAGCGAAGAAAACTGCTCAAGAAAACTTACCAAACATTCCTGGAATGCCTTTCTAAAAAGAGATTGATTACAAGATAAAAACCCTGAAAATTAATTTTCAGGGTTTTGTTTTATGTAATAATTTGGATTTTCATCTTCTTCATTCAAAGATTCTAAATATTCTGCTCTCAAACGTTCTTGTTCTTGGTAAACTTCCCATAAATGCTCGGCTTGTGGGTCATAATAATTTTCTTGATCCCATTTCGGAACTTCTTTTTGTGGACCAATTTTTCGAAATAAATAGGCGAAAAACGCACCTGAAATAAATCCGCTCAAATGACCTTCCCATGAGATAGAATTACTACTTGTATCTGTTTTTAGTTGAGGTAAAATTTCTTGCGGAACCATCCCCCAAATCATTCCACCATATAATAAAATAATAATTAATGATATTGCCATCAAACCACGTTCTTTTCGGATAATACCACTAAAAAAGATAAACGAAGCCAATAAATAAACAATAGAACTTGCACCAATATGACAACTTAAGTTATCATCTAAAAATGAGGGATTTCCAATAATCCATAAGATTGTTCCTGATAAAATCCAACCAAAGAAAATAACGTAATAGGCCAATCTATCATACATTAACAAGGCGATAAAGCTTAGAAATGCCAATGGAAAAGTATTGCTAATAATGTGTTTCCATCCCGAATGGAAAAATGGTGAAAATAAAATACCTTTCAAGCCTACAAAAGTTCGAGGAATAACACCATAACAACCATCAAAGCTGTATCCATTTTGTTGAAATAGAAAGATAATCCACATGGGGATAAGTAATAATAACGGGATTATAATTGTTTTCTTTGGAAAGGGATACCTCATATAAATGGTTTCGGATGTTGCTTTCAATCTTTATTCCTTTCGAGAAATACTGCCAAAATTGGTTAAATTATGATTAAAATCGTTTGATTAATTCTTTTGCAAGCAATTTCCAATCCGTCCATTTTACACCTAATTGATGATTTTGTATAGCAATGTTATGTTGATAATCTAAATGCTTAATCACTTCTTTATAAGCTTTTATGAGGTTGAATGAAGGATCGTAGATGTGTGTTGCTTCCGAATTAGCTCCATTAACTTCGAGTATGACAAAATTTCCGTTTTGAAAATCTTCTAAACTTTTTGCTTTCAAATCAATTCGCCCATAATAAAATCCATCAATTTTTTGAGCGATTTGATCAATGGTTTCTTCTAATTTTATCGTTTTTAAATATGATCCATCCAAAAATGTAGTTCCACGACTATGATTACCAATAGGCTCTACTAATAATTGTTCACCTTTTGCAAGAATAGAATTTAACTCGTTTTGATAGCGTTTAGTTAAATAATCTTTTCGGTAAAATGCTCTTAAATTTTGATCGATTAATTCTTTTAACGTCGACTTTCCATCGCCTGTAAATGTTAAAAAATCTTTTGCTGTAATCGAAAGTATTTTACCATTTTTTTCTTTTGGTAATCGAACGTAAAATACACCAAATTCAAAATTTGATTGAATATATTCTTGTAAAATTAAATCACGATTATTTTGTTTTAAATAATGATTCCAGTCAAAAATATTTCGAATTAATTCTACTCCAATTCCACGTTCACCAAGATTTGGTTTGGCAATAAAAGGAAAATTAAACGGAAGTTTTTGTGTTGTAAATTCCTCAAAAAAAACAGTTTTTGGTTTGTAATCTTCTTCAATTTGATTCAATAAATCTATTTTCGAATAATCGATAAATCCGCCCCATTTCATTTTTGGATTTACGGAACAAAAGTAAGCTGGTGCACCTGCCTGAAAAATTTTATAAATATACCAAGGTGTTAATGGTCCATAGAATAGCCAGAATGGCCAAAATTCGTATTGTGTCCATTTCGCAATATTTGGTTTCATTTTTCTTGATTTTGAAAAGCAATTGTTGAAGAAGCAATTCCAAAATTTTGTGGAATTTTAAATGTGGGAAAATGAGTTTCAATGGCGATTTTAATCAATGCAAAATGATGAATACTATGATCAAAACAATACATTATTTCACGATAATTTGTGGTATTAATCATAAAATGTTCACCATAATAATTCTGTTTGAGTTGAATAGTTATGTCTAAATCTAAAGCTTCAATTTTAGTTTTTAAATGATTTAAAGTCGTCAAACTTTCAACAACAGAATTTTCTAACGAATGATTACGTTGTCGATCATCATAAGAAATACAACGATTTTCCTGAGCTTGTAGCAAACAAGAGTAAAACTCAATAATATGACGAAAATGTTGACCAACAGAAGCGTTTGAAATAATTTTTAATTCTTGTTGAAAAGACGAATCGTCAAATTGCAAAAGAATTGATTTCATTTCATCAAAAGAATGCGATATAGTTTTCTGAATACTCATAATTCTTTGCAAAGATAAAATTTTACATTTGAACTAAATTGAAAAATGAGATGTGTATAGTCAGTTTTTATAGAAATGATGATGAATTTGTGTTGACCCACAACCGAGACGAAGAAATTAGTCGATCTTCTTCAAATGAAATTGTAGAACAAATACGTTTCGGAAAAACCTATTTTTCGCCTGTTGATGAACGAGCAAAAGGTACTTGGATGTTCTATTCGGAGCAATATGTTGCTTGTATTTTGAATGGTGGAATCGAAAAACCATTACATCTTAAAGAGCAATACAGAGAAAGTAGAGGAATTATTTTATTAGATTTGTTGAAGTATAATACTGTAAAAGAGTTTGTTAATTCGGAAAATTTGTCAGAAATTGCACCTTTTACCATTTTTGTTTTTGAAAGAACAACTAAAAATGCTTACCTTTTGTTTTGGAATGAAAATGAATTGAGTGTAAAAGACGTTTCACAAGAAAAAATTGTAACATGGTGTTCGTCTACTTTATACAGTCCTGAAAGAAGAAATGAAATTGATCAAATTATACAATCAAATTCTACACTTTCTTCAGAAGAAATAATTGATTTACATGATCAATTAAAGATGAATAAAGGCGATTTATACGATTTCTTAGCGACTACATCTATTTCTCAAATTTTTATGAATTCATTAAGAATTGATATGAAATATTGTCAGCTATTTTGAAATTAATAGACAATAATTCCCTATTTTAGGGATTCATCAAATCATTTCGGACATAGGCATAATTTATGCTATAGTCTACCAGAATAATTATATTTGTTAAAGACAGCTTAAATAATAAAATGAACGATAATTTCTCACAACAAGTAAAAGACGTTATTTCTTACAGTAAGGAAGAAGCGTTGAGATTAGGCCACGACCAAATAGGAACGGAACACCTTCTGTTGGGGATTATTCGCGACGGTGAAGGGAAAGCCATTTCTGTCTTAGAAGCATTAAATGTTGATTTAGACGAAATGCGTCAAAAAATAGAAAACCTAAACCCAGCTAAAGAAACTCCGGTTAATAATATAAAAAATTTGAGTTTGACAAAAC
This portion of the Empedobacter stercoris genome encodes:
- a CDS encoding NRDE family protein; its protein translation is MCIVSFYRNDDEFVLTHNRDEEISRSSSNEIVEQIRFGKTYFSPVDERAKGTWMFYSEQYVACILNGGIEKPLHLKEQYRESRGIILLDLLKYNTVKEFVNSENLSEIAPFTIFVFERTTKNAYLLFWNENELSVKDVSQEKIVTWCSSTLYSPERRNEIDQIIQSNSTLSSEEIIDLHDQLKMNKGDLYDFLATTSISQIFMNSLRIDMKYCQLF
- a CDS encoding YbaB/EbfC family nucleoid-associated protein, with protein sequence MFGNFGDIMGMMGKINSFKDKFSDLKNELDGEIFTTTSNDGKVKITMSKLATVKDIELAEGMEKEEIEDLLVMTLNKALEQVKTEAIDRAKKTAQENLPNIPGMPF
- a CDS encoding rhomboid family intramembrane serine protease, with translation MRYPFPKKTIIIPLLLLIPMWIIFLFQQNGYSFDGCYGVIPRTFVGLKGILFSPFFHSGWKHIISNTFPLAFLSFIALLMYDRLAYYVIFFGWILSGTILWIIGNPSFLDDNLSCHIGASSIVYLLASFIFFSGIIRKERGLMAISLIIILLYGGMIWGMVPQEILPQLKTDTSSNSISWEGHLSGFISGAFFAYLFRKIGPQKEVPKWDQENYYDPQAEHLWEVYQEQERLRAEYLESLNEEDENPNYYIKQNPEN
- a CDS encoding ATP-grasp domain-containing protein; amino-acid sequence: MKPNIAKWTQYEFWPFWLFYGPLTPWYIYKIFQAGAPAYFCSVNPKMKWGGFIDYSKIDLLNQIEEDYKPKTVFFEEFTTQKLPFNFPFIAKPNLGERGIGVELIRNIFDWNHYLKQNNRDLILQEYIQSNFEFGVFYVRLPKEKNGKILSITAKDFLTFTGDGKSTLKELIDQNLRAFYRKDYLTKRYQNELNSILAKGEQLLVEPIGNHSRGTTFLDGSYLKTIKLEETIDQIAQKIDGFYYGRIDLKAKSLEDFQNGNFVILEVNGANSEATHIYDPSFNLIKAYKEVIKHLDYQHNIAIQNHQLGVKWTDWKLLAKELIKRF
- the obgE gene encoding GTPase ObgE, with amino-acid sequence MQSNFVDYVKINCRAGHGGAGSASLHREKYIDKGGPDGGDGGRGGNITLVGNSNLWTLLEFRFKKHFRAQNGGRGGKSRSTGADGEDIILEVPIGTIARDEEGNIIGEVTENGQKLIIAKGGKGGLGNWHFRSATRQTPRYAQPGIEGDELYVTLELKILADIGLVGFPNAGKSTLLSAVSAAKPKIADYAFTTLTPNLGIVDYRNHQSFIMADIPGIIEGAAEGKGLGHRFLRHIERNSNLLFLIPADAEDYKKEYEILLNELKKFNPELLDKGRVLAISKSDMLDDELEAEIRAQLPTDIETIFISSVSGKGITELKDLLWKKLHE